From a region of the Pukyongiella litopenaei genome:
- a CDS encoding DUF1643 domain-containing protein, with protein sequence MITRSHTKGDAPSVAVYSDCERYRYALTRTWDAAGTRAMFVMLNPSTATEVQNDPTVERCERRARALGFGAFRVTNIFAWRDTDPRAMKQAADPVGPGNDAAIADGARWADRIIAAWGSHGAHLDRGRAVEALLRATGRPLFQLGLTRDGHPRHPLYIAYARQPEPWD encoded by the coding sequence GTGATCACCCGCAGCCATACCAAGGGCGACGCGCCGTCGGTCGCGGTCTATTCCGATTGCGAACGCTATCGCTATGCGCTGACCCGCACCTGGGATGCGGCGGGCACGCGGGCGATGTTCGTGATGCTCAACCCCTCGACCGCGACCGAGGTGCAGAACGACCCGACGGTCGAGCGGTGCGAACGCCGCGCCCGCGCGCTGGGCTTCGGGGCATTCCGGGTGACCAACATCTTTGCCTGGCGCGACACCGACCCGCGTGCGATGAAACAGGCGGCGGACCCGGTCGGGCCCGGCAATGACGCGGCCATCGCCGACGGCGCGCGTTGGGCCGACCGGATCATCGCCGCCTGGGGCAGCCATGGCGCGCATCTTGACCGGGGCCGCGCCGTCGAGGCGCTGCTGCGTGCCACCGGCCGGCCGCTGTTCCAGCTGGGCCTGACACGGGATGGCCACCCGCGCCATCCGCTCTATATCGCCTATGCGCGGCAACCCGAACCCTGGGACTGA
- a CDS encoding HD domain-containing protein produces the protein MPPRQPRAWQRMLSGRRLDLLDPTPVDVEIEDIAHGLAFVARWNGQTRGDFAYSVAEHSLLVEQIFGRIAPAAPAKWRLAALLHDAPEYVIGDMISPVKAAVGPSYGELDARLAVAIRIRFGLPAALPVRVKQQIKKADRISAWMEATEIAGFTEAEANRFFGRPDAAVMGDLTIRLRPPVEVRADYTDRLNALLREPG, from the coding sequence ATGCCCCCGCGACAGCCCCGTGCCTGGCAACGCATGTTATCCGGCCGCCGGCTCGACCTGCTGGACCCGACCCCGGTGGATGTCGAGATCGAGGACATCGCGCATGGCCTGGCCTTCGTGGCGCGCTGGAACGGGCAGACACGGGGCGATTTCGCCTATTCCGTGGCCGAGCATTCGCTGCTGGTGGAACAGATCTTTGGCCGTATCGCGCCCGCGGCCCCGGCGAAATGGCGGCTGGCCGCGCTGTTGCACGATGCCCCCGAATATGTGATCGGCGACATGATTTCCCCGGTGAAGGCCGCCGTGGGGCCGAGCTATGGCGAGTTGGACGCGCGGCTCGCGGTGGCGATCCGCATCCGCTTTGGCCTGCCCGCCGCGCTGCCGGTGCGGGTGAAACAGCAGATCAAGAAGGCCGACCGTATCAGCGCCTGGATGGAAGCTACGGAAATCGCCGGGTTCACCGAGGCCGAGGCAAACCGTTTCTTCGGCCGGCCGGACGCGGCGGTGATGGGCGACCTCACCATCCGCCTGCGCCCGCCGGTCGAGGTGCGGGCGGATTACACCGACCGCCTGAACGCGCTGCTGCGCGAACCCGGCTGA
- a CDS encoding site-specific DNA-methyltransferase, with protein MTKTKTRSAPAALPLNTILAGDCIDEMNRLPEASVDLIFADPPYNLQLRGQLHRPDNSQVDAVDDHWDQFASFDAYDRFTRDWLAAARRLLKPDGAIWVIGSYHNIFRVGAALQDAGYWILNDVVWRKSNPMPNFRGKRFTNAHETMIWASRDEGAKYTFNYEALKALNEGIQMRSDWVLPICTGHERLKDDNGDKAHPTQKPESLLHRVLVGSTNPGDVVLDPFFGTGTTGAVAKMLGRDFIGIEREESYRRVAEKRIGRVRRFDREALEVSASKRAEPRVPFGQLVERGMLRPGEELFSMNRRHKAKVRADGTLIGDDIKGSIHQVGAKLEGAPSCNGWTYWCFKRDGQTVPIDVLRQQIRAEMRN; from the coding sequence ATGACCAAGACCAAGACACGGAGCGCGCCCGCCGCGCTTCCCCTGAACACGATTCTGGCCGGCGATTGCATCGACGAGATGAACCGGTTGCCCGAGGCGTCGGTGGACCTGATCTTTGCCGATCCGCCCTATAACCTGCAACTCAGGGGGCAACTGCACCGCCCCGACAATTCGCAGGTGGACGCGGTCGACGACCACTGGGACCAGTTCGCGAGCTTTGACGCCTATGACCGGTTCACCCGCGACTGGCTGGCCGCCGCACGGCGCCTGCTGAAACCCGATGGCGCGATCTGGGTGATCGGGTCCTATCACAACATCTTCCGCGTCGGCGCGGCGCTACAGGATGCGGGCTACTGGATTCTCAACGACGTGGTCTGGCGCAAGTCGAACCCGATGCCGAATTTCCGCGGCAAGCGGTTCACCAACGCCCATGAGACGATGATCTGGGCCAGCCGCGACGAAGGCGCGAAATACACGTTCAACTACGAGGCGCTGAAGGCGCTGAACGAAGGCATCCAGATGCGCAGCGACTGGGTGCTGCCGATCTGCACCGGCCATGAACGGCTGAAGGACGACAATGGCGACAAGGCGCACCCGACCCAGAAACCCGAATCGCTGCTGCACCGGGTTCTGGTGGGCTCGACCAATCCCGGCGACGTGGTGCTGGACCCGTTCTTCGGCACCGGCACCACCGGCGCGGTCGCCAAGATGCTGGGCCGCGATTTCATCGGCATCGAGCGCGAGGAAAGCTATCGCAGGGTCGCCGAGAAACGCATCGGCCGGGTCCGGCGTTTCGACCGCGAGGCGCTCGAGGTTTCCGCCAGCAAGCGGGCCGAACCGCGCGTGCCCTTCGGCCAGCTGGTCGAACGCGGGATGCTGCGGCCGGGCGAGGAACTGTTCAGCATGAACCGCCGCCACAAGGCCAAGGTGCGCGCCGACGGTACCCTGATCGGCGACGACATCAAGGGGTCGATCCACCAGGTCGGCGCCAAGCTCGAAGGCGCGCCGTCCTGCAACGGCTGGACCTACTGGTGCTTCAAGCGCGACGGACAGACAGTGCCGATCGACGTGCTGCGCCAGCAGATCCGCGCCGAGATGCGCAACTGA
- the truB gene encoding tRNA pseudouridine(55) synthase TruB — protein sequence MARKGRDISGWLVIDKPAGTTSTAVVNKVRWAFNAKKAGHAGTLDPEATGVLAVALGEATKTVPYVTDALKAYAFTMRLGQATNTDDAEGEVIAESDARPDDDAIKAALGGFVGEIMQVPPQFSAVKIDGERAYKRARGGEAVEIEARPLWVEELVMTDRPDADHVTLEMTCGKGGYVRAIARDLGQALGCHGHVTGLRRIWSGPFDAADGLTLEQVEDMARTPELDAFLRPLEQGLVDLPELKCTPEGAVRLRNGNPGMVLAADVEYGDEAWASFDGHAVAVGIYKAGELHPSRVFNRPAP from the coding sequence ATGGCACGCAAGGGACGCGACATTTCCGGCTGGCTGGTGATCGACAAACCCGCCGGGACGACCTCGACCGCCGTGGTCAACAAGGTGCGCTGGGCGTTCAACGCCAAAAAGGCGGGCCATGCCGGGACGCTCGACCCCGAGGCGACCGGGGTGCTGGCCGTGGCGCTGGGCGAGGCGACCAAGACGGTGCCTTATGTGACCGATGCGCTCAAGGCGTATGCCTTTACCATGCGGCTGGGGCAGGCCACCAATACCGACGATGCCGAGGGCGAGGTGATCGCCGAGAGCGATGCGCGCCCGGACGACGACGCGATCAAGGCGGCGCTGGGCGGTTTCGTGGGCGAGATCATGCAGGTGCCGCCGCAATTCTCTGCCGTCAAGATCGACGGCGAACGCGCCTATAAGCGCGCGCGCGGCGGCGAAGCGGTCGAGATCGAGGCCCGCCCGCTCTGGGTCGAGGAACTGGTGATGACCGACCGGCCCGACGCCGATCATGTGACGCTGGAAATGACCTGCGGCAAGGGCGGCTACGTTCGCGCCATCGCCCGCGACCTGGGGCAGGCACTGGGATGCCACGGGCATGTGACCGGATTGCGCCGGATCTGGTCGGGGCCTTTCGATGCCGCAGACGGGCTGACGCTGGAACAGGTCGAGGACATGGCGCGCACGCCCGAACTCGACGCGTTTCTGCGGCCGCTCGAACAGGGGCTTGTCGATCTGCCCGAACTGAAATGCACGCCCGAGGGGGCGGTCCGGCTGCGCAATGGCAACCCCGGCATGGTGCTGGCCGCCGATGTCGAGTATGGCGACGAAGCCTGGGCCTCGTTCGATGGGCACGCGGTCGCGGTCGGCATCTACAAGGCCGGCGAGTTGCACCCGAGCCGGGTGTTCAACCGTCCCGCCCCGTGA
- the ahcY gene encoding adenosylhomocysteinase: MTESYIVKDISLAEYGRKELDIAETEMPGLMALRAEYGESKPLKGARIAGSLHMTIQTAVLIETLAALGADIRWASCNIFSTQDHAAAAIAATGTPVFAVKGETLGEYWDYCDRIFHFEDGGANMILDDGGDATLYILLGARVEEGEEDLIATPTSEEEVALFDQIRKRMAASPGWFVKQRHMIKGVTEETTTGVHRLYQMMEKGHLPFPAINVNDSVTKSKFDNKYGCKESLVDGIRRATDTMMAGKTALVCGYGDVGKGSAASLRGAGARVKVTEVDPICALQAAMDGFEVTTLEDAVSSADIFITTTGNKDVIRIEHMREMKDMAIVGNIGHFDNEIQVAALKNHKWTNIKDQVDMIEMPSGSRIILLSEGRLLNLGNATGHPSFVMSASFTNQTLAQIELWTRGENYGNEVYVLPKHLDEKVARLHLDKIGVKLTELSPDQAAYIGVKPEGPFKPEHYRY; the protein is encoded by the coding sequence GTGACCGAGTCCTACATCGTCAAAGATATTTCACTGGCCGAATACGGCCGCAAGGAACTTGATATTGCCGAAACCGAAATGCCGGGCCTGATGGCCCTGCGCGCCGAATACGGGGAATCCAAGCCGCTGAAGGGCGCGCGGATTGCCGGATCGCTGCACATGACGATCCAGACCGCGGTGCTGATCGAGACACTGGCGGCGCTGGGGGCCGATATCCGCTGGGCGTCGTGCAACATCTTTTCGACCCAGGATCACGCCGCCGCCGCCATCGCCGCGACCGGCACGCCCGTCTTCGCAGTCAAGGGCGAGACGCTCGGGGAATACTGGGACTATTGCGACCGCATCTTTCATTTCGAGGACGGCGGCGCGAACATGATCCTCGACGATGGCGGCGATGCCACGCTCTATATCCTGCTCGGCGCCCGCGTCGAAGAGGGCGAGGAGGACCTGATCGCCACGCCGACGAGCGAGGAGGAGGTCGCGCTGTTCGACCAGATCCGCAAGCGGATGGCCGCCAGCCCGGGCTGGTTCGTGAAACAGCGCCACATGATCAAGGGCGTGACCGAGGAAACCACGACCGGCGTGCATCGCCTCTATCAGATGATGGAAAAGGGCCACCTGCCCTTCCCCGCGATCAACGTCAATGACAGCGTCACCAAGTCGAAATTCGACAACAAATACGGCTGCAAGGAATCGCTGGTCGACGGCATCCGCCGCGCCACCGACACCATGATGGCGGGCAAGACCGCGCTGGTCTGCGGCTATGGCGACGTGGGCAAGGGATCGGCCGCATCGCTGCGCGGCGCCGGCGCCCGGGTGAAGGTGACCGAGGTCGACCCGATCTGCGCGCTTCAGGCCGCCATGGACGGGTTCGAGGTGACCACGCTGGAAGACGCGGTGAGTAGCGCCGACATCTTCATCACCACCACCGGCAACAAGGACGTGATCCGCATCGAGCATATGCGCGAGATGAAGGACATGGCCATCGTCGGCAATATCGGCCATTTCGACAACGAGATCCAGGTCGCGGCGCTGAAGAACCACAAATGGACCAACATCAAGGACCAGGTGGACATGATCGAGATGCCCTCGGGCAGCCGGATCATCCTGCTGTCCGAAGGCCGGTTGCTGAACCTCGGCAATGCCACCGGGCACCCGTCCTTCGTGATGTCGGCCAGCTTCACCAACCAGACGCTGGCGCAGATCGAGTTGTGGACCCGTGGCGAGAATTACGGCAACGAGGTCTATGTCCTGCCCAAGCACCTGGACGAAAAGGTGGCGCGGCTGCACCTGGACAAGATCGGCGTGAAACTGACCGAGCTGAGCCCCGACCAGGCCGCGTATATCGGCGTCAAGCCCGAAGGGCCGTTCAAGCCCGAGCATTACCGCTACTGA
- a CDS encoding YtoQ family protein, translating to MALNVYLSGEIHTDWRDQIIAGADGLDVAFTAPVTDHDASDDCGVAILGAEPDKFWHDRKGASMNAIRTRKAIADADVVVVRFGEKYRQWNAAFDAGYAAALGKSLIVLHGPDHAHALKEVDAAALAVAQEPRQVVEILRYVLTGALPG from the coding sequence ATGGCTTTGAACGTATATCTCTCGGGCGAGATCCACACCGACTGGCGCGACCAGATCATAGCGGGCGCCGACGGTCTGGACGTGGCCTTCACCGCCCCGGTGACCGATCACGACGCCAGCGACGATTGCGGCGTGGCGATCCTGGGCGCGGAACCCGACAAGTTCTGGCATGATCGCAAGGGCGCCAGCATGAACGCCATCCGCACCCGCAAGGCGATCGCCGATGCCGATGTGGTGGTGGTGCGGTTCGGCGAGAAATACCGCCAGTGGAACGCCGCCTTCGACGCGGGCTATGCTGCGGCGCTGGGCAAATCGCTGATCGTGCTGCACGGGCCCGACCACGCCCACGCGCTGAAAGAGGTGGACGCCGCGGCGCTGGCCGTGGCGCAGGAACCGCGACAGGTGGTCGAGATCCTGCGCTATGTCCTGACCGGCGCGCTGCCGGGGTGA
- a CDS encoding calcium-binding protein, producing MFLLAGLLSLVAAGGVAMMMDFPDADEDADTEGGGAAGGVGGAGGVGGEGQESLPDLLDQVDLSPPDPIVATEGRDEGALADDADEDPVQNLIIPGDSAENTLTGGAGDDQINGYDGPDAIDGRGGDDDLRGGGGADRLMGGVGDDLLHGDGGDDDLDGGDGDDRLFGHDGDDVLRGGDGDDSLEAGRGDDTLTGGAGTDALHGGDGNDVLTGGAGEDTLFGGWGDDRLDGVETGAQELDFLNGGGGDDTIRAGAGDVVTGGDGADTVIVEAGADSAPVEFTDFEEEADQLVIACDLAKNPEPLIEILTDPEAPGWSSVHVDGHEVARVMGDTPITTGEIVIVDIADMTDLAAAKSGAGQRPA from the coding sequence ATGTTTCTTCTGGCAGGTCTGCTCAGCCTGGTCGCCGCGGGCGGCGTGGCGATGATGATGGACTTTCCCGATGCGGACGAGGACGCGGATACCGAAGGCGGAGGGGCTGCCGGGGGTGTCGGAGGTGCCGGGGGTGTAGGCGGGGAAGGGCAGGAAAGCCTGCCGGATCTACTCGACCAGGTCGACCTGTCCCCGCCGGATCCCATCGTGGCCACCGAGGGCCGCGATGAAGGCGCGCTTGCCGATGATGCGGATGAGGACCCGGTTCAGAACCTCATAATTCCCGGTGACAGCGCAGAAAACACCCTGACCGGCGGCGCCGGAGATGACCAGATCAACGGCTATGACGGCCCCGATGCGATCGACGGGCGCGGCGGTGACGATGACCTGCGCGGCGGCGGCGGGGCGGACCGGCTGATGGGTGGCGTGGGCGATGACCTGCTGCATGGCGATGGCGGTGACGACGATCTCGACGGCGGCGACGGCGATGACAGGCTGTTCGGTCACGATGGCGATGACGTTCTGCGCGGCGGCGATGGCGACGACAGTCTCGAGGCTGGCCGGGGCGACGACACGCTGACCGGCGGCGCCGGGACGGACGCGCTGCATGGCGGCGACGGCAACGATGTCCTGACCGGCGGCGCGGGCGAGGATACGCTGTTCGGCGGGTGGGGCGATGACAGGCTCGACGGGGTCGAAACGGGCGCGCAGGAGCTGGATTTCCTGAATGGCGGCGGCGGCGACGATACCATCCGTGCCGGTGCGGGCGACGTGGTGACCGGCGGCGACGGGGCCGATACGGTGATCGTCGAAGCGGGCGCCGATAGCGCGCCGGTCGAATTCACCGACTTCGAGGAAGAGGCCGACCAGCTGGTGATTGCCTGCGATCTCGCCAAGAACCCCGAGCCGCTGATCGAGATCCTGACGGACCCGGAGGCGCCCGGCTGGTCCTCGGTCCATGTCGATGGTCATGAGGTCGCCCGCGTCATGGGCGACACACCGATCACAACAGGCGAAATCGTGATCGTCGACATTGCCGACATGACCGACTTGGCGGCGGCGAAATCGGGCGCGGGACAGCGCCCGGCCTGA
- a CDS encoding ribonuclease HII — MSKPDFSLETDLLQQGYLRIAGIDEVGRGPLAGPVTAAAVVLDTGAIPDGLNDSKKLTAKRRAALETALAGSAQCAVAHASVQEIDRLNILRASHLAMERAVAALDPAPDFLLIDGNMIPAGLRIPASAVVKGDARSLSIAAASVMAKCARDRVMVDLAQQHPGYGWETNMGYPSKSHKSALRDLGVTPHHRRSFRPVHNILYQDNSTTS, encoded by the coding sequence ATGAGCAAACCCGATTTCAGCCTGGAAACCGACCTGCTGCAGCAGGGATACCTGCGGATCGCCGGGATCGACGAGGTCGGGCGCGGCCCGCTGGCCGGCCCGGTGACGGCGGCGGCGGTGGTGCTGGATACCGGCGCGATCCCCGACGGGCTGAACGATTCGAAGAAACTGACCGCGAAACGCCGGGCGGCGCTGGAAACCGCGCTGGCCGGGTCCGCGCAATGCGCCGTCGCCCATGCCAGCGTGCAGGAAATCGACCGGCTGAACATCCTGCGCGCCAGTCATCTCGCGATGGAACGCGCGGTGGCCGCGCTGGACCCGGCGCCCGATTTCCTGCTGATCGACGGCAACATGATCCCGGCCGGGCTGCGCATCCCCGCATCGGCGGTGGTCAAGGGCGACGCCCGCAGCCTGTCGATCGCGGCCGCGTCGGTGATGGCCAAATGCGCCCGCGACCGGGTGATGGTGGATTTGGCGCAACAGCATCCGGGCTATGGCTGGGAAACCAATATGGGTTACCCGTCGAAAAGCCACAAATCGGCGCTCCGAGATTTGGGGGTGACCCCACACCATAGACGTTCGTTTCGACCAGTCCACAATATCTTGTATCAAGACAATTCAACAACCTCTTGA